A stretch of Microbacterium sp. 4R-513 DNA encodes these proteins:
- a CDS encoding right-handed parallel beta-helix repeat-containing protein produces MNRTVSAGLGTSTSGGAYTLSDPSAFSVTGGTARAVVRTSGTSVSARPADVSLADATSSVEFTLDQLPQAGGGIYLSLQSRRTAAGFYQVQARVDPQGRLLLEALRVNGSQQQSLGRIEVAGFAITPGVPFRLDTRIAGDQAAIDARVARVDATRSDWDLSVKDTASNRLVAAGGVAVRAYVSASTPAQAVRFDDLTVAAVSDASAEPAPEPTPAPEPTPAPEPTPAPEPTPAPAPEPTPAPAPAPPTVPATPVASSWDQTGARAESGAAAVGSTRYAVPAGAVYVDAAAAAGGTGTVTAPYNSIQTAIDRSASGSVIVLRAGSYHQSATVPSGKALTIQSYPGEAVWLDGSEKISGWTASGASFYSPGWTYDFDSTPSFTKGEADGTAPGWQWLNPSYPMAAHPEQVWIDGVQQREVSSLSQLTAGTFFTDTAGDRLYLGTNPQGHDVRASTLTKALSLRGAGTVVRGIGIRGYATSVWMMGAVTVEAPKTTLENVEIHDTATTGLFVGAADAVVRDVTLARNGLMGLGANFADRLLVDGLLAVENNSEHFNQAPVSGGLKIAKSRGFTVKSSAFLRNDGPGLWTDQSVYDMDISGSDFVQNKGTGVFLEISQKVDFVDNLVLGNVGNAIKINNTGGVNLWNNTIVGGDRVLNIVQDERSAYDASVPGHDPRYPFPDPTMPWVIRDITIGNNVIAQSSGNCTLCVEDYSHKYAASDLNIRSNGNIIQRDAANRPSWFVVWSRGAANVNPYVFSTFADYRSTTGQDARSLGLEGRAVTDASGHLLADIAAQSPAVALAPPSALVGLIGSSTPTIGARFP; encoded by the coding sequence ATGAACCGGACCGTCTCGGCGGGCCTCGGCACGTCGACGAGCGGCGGGGCCTACACCCTGTCCGACCCCTCCGCCTTCTCGGTGACCGGCGGCACCGCCCGCGCCGTCGTCAGGACCTCGGGCACCTCGGTGTCTGCGCGTCCGGCCGACGTCTCGCTCGCTGACGCCACGTCCTCGGTCGAGTTCACCCTCGACCAGCTCCCCCAGGCGGGCGGCGGCATCTACCTGAGTCTCCAGTCCCGCCGCACCGCGGCGGGCTTCTACCAGGTGCAGGCCCGCGTCGATCCTCAGGGCCGCCTCCTCCTCGAGGCGCTGCGCGTCAACGGCTCGCAGCAGCAGTCCCTCGGACGGATCGAGGTGGCGGGCTTCGCGATCACGCCCGGCGTCCCGTTCCGCCTCGACACCCGGATCGCCGGCGATCAGGCGGCGATCGACGCCCGTGTCGCGCGCGTCGACGCGACTCGCTCGGATTGGGACCTGTCGGTGAAGGACACGGCGTCCAACCGCCTCGTCGCCGCCGGCGGCGTGGCGGTGCGGGCCTACGTCTCGGCGAGCACGCCGGCCCAGGCCGTCCGCTTCGACGACCTCACCGTCGCCGCGGTCTCGGATGCCTCCGCCGAGCCGGCCCCGGAACCGACCCCCGCCCCGGAACCGACTCCCGCCCCGGAGCCGACTCCCGCCCCGGAGCCGACCCCCGCCCCGGCGCCTGAGCCGACACCGGCCCCCGCCCCCGCGCCCCCGACGGTTCCGGCCACGCCCGTGGCGTCGTCGTGGGACCAGACCGGCGCGCGCGCCGAGTCCGGTGCGGCGGCCGTCGGCTCGACGCGCTACGCGGTGCCGGCCGGCGCTGTGTACGTCGACGCCGCTGCGGCGGCCGGCGGAACCGGAACGGTGACCGCCCCCTACAACTCGATCCAGACCGCGATCGACCGCTCCGCGAGCGGATCCGTGATCGTCCTTCGCGCCGGCAGCTACCACCAGAGCGCGACCGTTCCCTCGGGCAAGGCGCTCACGATCCAGTCGTACCCCGGCGAAGCCGTGTGGCTCGACGGATCCGAGAAGATCTCGGGCTGGACGGCCTCGGGCGCGTCGTTCTACAGCCCCGGCTGGACGTACGACTTCGACTCGACCCCCTCCTTCACGAAGGGCGAGGCCGATGGCACCGCGCCGGGATGGCAGTGGCTGAACCCCTCGTACCCCATGGCCGCCCACCCGGAGCAGGTCTGGATCGACGGCGTGCAGCAGCGCGAGGTCTCGTCGCTGTCGCAGCTCACCGCGGGCACCTTCTTCACCGACACGGCGGGCGACCGCCTGTACCTCGGCACGAACCCGCAGGGCCACGACGTCCGCGCCAGCACGCTCACGAAGGCGCTGTCGCTCCGCGGTGCGGGCACGGTCGTGCGCGGCATCGGCATCCGCGGCTACGCCACATCCGTCTGGATGATGGGCGCGGTCACGGTCGAGGCTCCCAAGACGACGCTCGAGAACGTCGAGATCCACGACACGGCGACGACCGGCCTGTTCGTCGGCGCGGCGGACGCCGTCGTGCGCGACGTCACCCTGGCCCGCAACGGCCTCATGGGCCTCGGCGCCAACTTCGCCGACCGGCTGCTGGTCGATGGCCTGCTCGCGGTCGAGAACAACAGCGAGCACTTCAACCAGGCACCCGTCTCGGGCGGCCTGAAGATCGCGAAGTCGCGCGGGTTCACCGTGAAGTCCTCGGCCTTCCTGCGCAACGACGGCCCGGGCCTGTGGACCGATCAGTCGGTGTACGACATGGACATCTCGGGCTCCGACTTCGTCCAGAACAAGGGCACGGGCGTCTTCCTCGAGATCTCGCAGAAGGTCGACTTCGTCGACAACCTGGTGCTGGGCAACGTGGGCAACGCCATCAAGATCAACAACACCGGTGGCGTGAACCTGTGGAACAACACGATCGTCGGCGGTGACCGCGTGCTCAACATCGTGCAGGACGAGCGCTCCGCGTACGACGCGTCGGTGCCCGGGCACGACCCGCGCTACCCGTTCCCCGACCCGACGATGCCGTGGGTGATCCGCGACATCACCATCGGCAACAACGTCATCGCCCAGAGCAGCGGCAACTGCACGCTGTGCGTCGAGGACTACTCGCACAAGTACGCCGCGAGCGACCTCAACATCCGCTCGAACGGCAACATCATCCAGCGGGATGCCGCGAACAGGCCGTCGTGGTTCGTCGTCTGGTCGCGCGGCGCGGCCAACGTCAACCCGTACGTGTTCTCTACGTTCGCGGACTACCGGTCGACGACCGGCCAGGACGCTCGTTCGCTCGGCCTCGAGGGACGCGCCGTGACCGATGCGAGCGGACACCTGCTCGCCGACATCGCCGCCCAGTCGCCCGCCGTGGCCCTCGCGCCTCCGTCGGCACTGGTGGGTCTCATCGGGAGCAGCACGCCGACCATCGGGGCGCGCTTCCCGTAA
- a CDS encoding CDP-alcohol phosphatidyltransferase family protein has translation MTFTDSYQRLAAAQKGRGRGAPAYSIYVNRPAGRIFAAAAYSAGLTPNQVSLISAAFTFTGIALLATVPPSLLLGVVVWLLLAVGYAWDSADGQVARLRGGGSLAGEWLDHILDSAKLVSLHIAVAIGAYRFFDLPNAGWVLVPLAFAIVSTVTFFGMILNDLLRGKRGVPQAAEAGGSSPLRAVLGLPTDYGVWCLAFLLWGATTWFMVVYTLLLVAAVAYLGAALFVWFRRMKAIG, from the coding sequence CTGACGTTCACCGACTCGTACCAGCGCCTCGCCGCGGCCCAGAAGGGCCGCGGCCGAGGCGCGCCGGCCTACTCGATCTACGTCAACCGGCCTGCGGGGCGCATCTTCGCCGCGGCGGCGTATTCGGCAGGACTGACCCCGAACCAGGTCTCGCTCATCAGCGCGGCGTTCACGTTCACCGGGATAGCCCTGCTCGCGACCGTGCCGCCGTCGCTCCTCCTCGGGGTGGTGGTGTGGCTGCTGTTGGCGGTCGGATACGCGTGGGACAGCGCCGACGGCCAGGTCGCGCGGCTGCGCGGCGGAGGGTCGCTGGCCGGCGAATGGCTCGACCACATCCTGGACTCGGCCAAGCTCGTCTCGCTGCACATCGCCGTGGCGATCGGCGCCTACCGCTTCTTCGACCTGCCCAACGCGGGATGGGTGCTGGTCCCGCTCGCGTTCGCGATCGTCTCGACCGTCACGTTCTTCGGGATGATCCTCAATGATCTGCTCCGCGGGAAACGCGGTGTGCCGCAGGCGGCCGAGGCGGGCGGCTCGTCGCCGCTGCGCGCCGTGCTCGGTCTCCCGACCGACTACGGGGTCTGGTGCCTGGCGTTCCTGCTGTGGGGAGCGACGACCTGGTTCATGGTCGTGTACACCCTTCTTCTGGTGGCCGCAGTGGCATATCTCGGTGCCGCACTCTTCGTGTGGTTCCGCAGGATGAAGGCGATCGGGTAG
- a CDS encoding PKD domain-containing protein, with protein sequence MSESGDSPARTNGWTRWLAIGLAAVVVIGLAIWAFTSFRPASDAGASPPTSTSSSTALDPAVASPTPQPTEFSTPTPGATDPVTKPDGSTEVPLDQPATTADDVVIEVTSIEKRSADRAVPGEAGGPALAVTVRISNNGAEAVDTSGSNVNLTYGGDEQIPAVALTAEGTTVWPASVAPGDASSAVFLFRSPRVRPETYVLSSTCWRRRQTSSSWGPNPENPANLGNVVEHYRGVVLGDTRHLGRCIVGAFALTGFGRTRSVVAAVATSIAVIVGSFVALAPARADVSPPPGEASTVTADALPTVQINGIVWDQAVVGNVVYAAGQFTRARPAGAAAGTNETPRSNLLAYDITTGNLIASFAPTINGQVRQVEASPDGTRLYIVGDFTLVNNQTRNRVAAFDLPSGTLAAFNPNSNGATLGIDATNSTVYITGTFGRMSNVDRFGAAAVTRDGALLPWAPVLEGRQGRVVVVSPDGSKVVLGGNFQTLNGSSNPGYGLAMVDATSGALLPFSTNNVVRDAGTDASILSLKSDGDDIYGTGYVFGNGGNLEGSFRASWTTGDLIWVNDCHGDQYDVQPSGDAVYTAGHAHYCGSLVDGFPQSDPWTFYRGIATSKTAARITPYGLNNGYYDFGGNPAPKLLHWYPTFNAANVSGASQGPWTVNASANGDYVVYGGEFTRVNNAGQQGLVRFAVPGKATNAQGPILWNTDWPATAIALSGNSVRVSWPLNYDRDSEYLKYEVLRNNVVVKTFDNVRSKPKDWGLPPMSYVDTNVVNGTTYTYRIRATDAQNHSILGGIATITASGTATASAYRDAVLADTPLDYWPLDDSSPTLSYDWAGASDLTVNTGVTRGTAGAMLNDPRPASRFNGNSDGFASTTNAIAGPDTFGIEAWFKTTTTSGGKIVGFGNSSTGTSSNYDRHIYMEPNGQVTFGVWIGSAATVTSPSAYNDGQWHHVTAGESANGLIMYVDGVRVGQRTDVTTAQPYNGFWRIGGDSPWSGNAFFAGDIDDVAIYAAPLTKQQTQAHYTASGRTIVGSTPPADAYGQAVYGLEPALYWRLNETTGTVAADASGSNQKGTYFGAVDQGANGALAGVSNKAATFNGGQVISQGSYSNPRSYSLEAWFKTDTTTGGKIIGFGNSPDGNSSGYDRHIYMTPDGKLIYGVWVGFTDTLQTSNSYNDGQWHHVVATQGAPGMRLYVDGTLQGSNDHTDAQDYTGYWHVGGDVTWGPGDWEFDGTIDEVAVYMQPITAAQVAQHYTLGSNAQPANATPTANFTQTTTKLKVDVDASTSIDTDGTIASYSWNWGDGTPVTSGPAATASHTYGAAGSYTVTLTVTDDKGATGTKSVTVDPVANQAPAPSFTAPVTGRTVNVDASASTDADGTIAGYSWNWGDGTAAGTGVTASHTYAANGTYTVTLTVTDNDGATSTATKSVAAAAANQAPVASFTTTQTNLSVAVNGSGSSDPDGTIAGYSWNWGDGTAAGTGVTANHTYAAAGTYTVTLTVTDNGGATNSTSKSVTVAAANQAPVASFTATPTNLSVAVNGSGSSDPDGTVAGYSWNWGDGTAAGTGATANHTYAAAGTYTVTLTVTDNGGATNTTSKPVTVTAPPAGAPFALDDFNRANGTLGTAQTGGAWTQTAGATNVGIENNAARFTTTAAGQTRSATLNSTTSTSTDLTFSFTTSATPAGARMYISALGRVVGSDDYRARWVIATNGAVQAQLSRGGTVMVWQDLPAANNIVPNTKYNVRLQVFGTGPTTLRSKIWANGTAEPAAWQLNTTDATAALQVAGYTGMTTYAGGGFSSLPYNVFFDDFRAVAVTP encoded by the coding sequence ATGTCTGAATCAGGCGATTCGCCCGCTCGGACCAACGGCTGGACGCGGTGGCTCGCCATCGGACTGGCCGCCGTGGTCGTCATCGGGCTGGCGATCTGGGCGTTCACGAGCTTCCGGCCGGCATCGGACGCGGGCGCTTCGCCGCCGACGAGCACGAGCTCGAGCACGGCCCTCGATCCCGCGGTCGCCTCCCCGACACCGCAGCCGACGGAGTTCTCGACGCCGACGCCCGGAGCGACCGACCCGGTGACCAAGCCCGATGGATCCACCGAGGTGCCGCTCGACCAGCCCGCCACGACAGCCGACGACGTCGTCATCGAGGTGACCTCGATCGAGAAGCGCAGCGCCGATCGTGCCGTGCCGGGCGAGGCGGGCGGTCCTGCCCTCGCCGTGACGGTGCGCATCTCGAACAACGGCGCCGAGGCCGTGGACACGTCGGGGTCGAACGTGAACCTGACGTACGGCGGCGACGAGCAGATTCCGGCGGTCGCTCTGACCGCCGAAGGCACGACTGTCTGGCCGGCATCCGTCGCGCCAGGAGACGCTTCATCAGCGGTTTTTCTTTTTCGGTCCCCGAGGGTGCGTCCGGAGACATACGTGTTATCGTCGACCTGCTGGCGACGGCGCCAGACGTCGTCTTCGTGGGGCCCGAACCCTGAGAACCCGGCGAACTTGGGGAATGTAGTCGAGCACTACAGAGGTGTAGTCCTCGGCGACACACGACATCTGGGGAGATGTATCGTGGGCGCTTTCGCATTGACGGGCTTCGGCCGTACCCGTTCGGTGGTCGCGGCTGTCGCGACCTCGATCGCAGTCATCGTCGGATCCTTCGTCGCGCTGGCTCCGGCTCGCGCCGACGTCAGTCCACCACCGGGTGAGGCATCCACCGTCACTGCGGACGCCCTGCCCACGGTGCAGATCAACGGCATCGTGTGGGACCAGGCGGTCGTCGGCAACGTGGTCTACGCCGCCGGGCAGTTCACCCGCGCGCGTCCGGCGGGCGCCGCGGCCGGCACGAACGAGACTCCGCGGTCCAACCTGCTGGCCTACGACATCACCACGGGCAACCTGATCGCGTCCTTCGCGCCGACGATCAACGGCCAGGTGCGTCAGGTCGAGGCATCCCCCGACGGCACTCGGCTGTACATCGTCGGCGACTTCACGCTGGTGAACAACCAGACGCGCAACCGCGTCGCCGCCTTCGACCTCCCGAGCGGCACCCTCGCGGCGTTCAACCCGAACTCCAATGGAGCGACGCTCGGCATCGACGCGACGAACTCCACCGTGTACATCACGGGCACCTTCGGCCGCATGAGCAACGTCGACCGCTTCGGCGCGGCCGCGGTCACGCGCGACGGCGCGCTGCTCCCCTGGGCCCCCGTGCTCGAGGGTCGCCAGGGCCGGGTCGTGGTCGTCTCGCCCGACGGGAGCAAGGTGGTGCTGGGAGGCAACTTCCAGACGCTCAACGGCAGCAGCAACCCCGGCTATGGCCTGGCGATGGTCGACGCGACGAGCGGCGCGCTGCTGCCGTTCTCGACGAACAACGTCGTGCGGGACGCGGGGACGGATGCCTCGATCCTCTCGCTGAAGTCCGACGGCGACGACATCTACGGCACGGGCTACGTCTTCGGCAACGGCGGCAACCTCGAGGGCAGCTTCCGCGCCTCGTGGACGACCGGCGACCTGATCTGGGTCAACGACTGCCACGGCGACCAGTACGACGTGCAGCCTTCCGGCGACGCCGTCTACACCGCGGGGCACGCGCACTACTGCGGCAGCCTCGTCGACGGCTTCCCGCAGAGCGACCCGTGGACGTTCTACCGCGGCATCGCCACCTCGAAGACGGCCGCGCGCATCACGCCCTACGGTCTCAACAACGGCTACTACGACTTCGGCGGAAACCCCGCTCCCAAGCTGCTCCACTGGTACCCGACCTTCAACGCCGCCAACGTGAGCGGTGCATCGCAGGGTCCGTGGACCGTCAACGCGAGCGCCAACGGCGACTACGTCGTGTACGGCGGCGAGTTCACCCGCGTCAACAACGCCGGTCAGCAGGGCCTCGTGCGCTTCGCCGTGCCGGGCAAGGCGACGAACGCCCAGGGCCCGATCCTCTGGAACACCGACTGGCCCGCCACGGCCATCGCCCTGAGCGGAAACTCCGTCCGGGTCAGCTGGCCGCTCAACTACGACCGCGACAGCGAATACCTGAAGTACGAGGTGCTGCGCAACAACGTCGTCGTCAAGACGTTCGACAACGTGCGCTCGAAGCCCAAGGACTGGGGTCTCCCGCCGATGTCGTACGTCGACACGAACGTCGTGAACGGCACGACGTACACCTACCGCATCCGTGCGACGGACGCACAGAACCACTCGATCCTCGGCGGCATCGCGACGATCACGGCCTCCGGCACGGCCACGGCGAGCGCCTACCGTGACGCCGTCCTCGCGGACACCCCGCTGGATTACTGGCCGCTGGACGACTCCTCGCCGACCCTCTCGTACGACTGGGCCGGGGCATCCGACCTCACGGTCAACACGGGCGTGACGCGGGGCACCGCGGGAGCCATGCTCAACGACCCCCGCCCGGCCTCGAGGTTCAACGGCAACTCCGACGGCTTCGCGTCGACCACCAACGCGATCGCCGGACCGGACACCTTCGGCATCGAGGCGTGGTTCAAGACCACCACGACCTCCGGCGGCAAGATCGTCGGATTCGGCAACAGCTCCACGGGCACGTCGTCGAACTACGACCGCCACATCTACATGGAGCCGAACGGTCAGGTGACCTTTGGCGTGTGGATCGGATCCGCGGCGACCGTGACCTCGCCGAGCGCGTACAACGACGGCCAGTGGCACCACGTCACGGCGGGCGAGAGCGCGAACGGCCTCATCATGTACGTCGACGGCGTCCGCGTCGGCCAGCGCACAGATGTGACGACGGCGCAGCCGTACAACGGCTTCTGGCGCATCGGCGGCGACAGCCCGTGGTCCGGCAACGCGTTCTTCGCGGGCGACATCGACGACGTCGCGATCTACGCGGCGCCGCTGACGAAGCAGCAGACGCAGGCGCACTACACCGCCTCCGGCCGCACGATCGTCGGGTCGACGCCTCCGGCGGACGCATACGGCCAGGCGGTCTACGGCCTCGAGCCGGCGCTGTACTGGCGCCTGAACGAGACGACGGGAACCGTGGCCGCGGACGCCTCGGGCTCGAACCAGAAGGGCACCTACTTCGGTGCGGTCGACCAGGGCGCGAACGGCGCACTGGCGGGCGTCTCCAACAAGGCAGCGACCTTCAACGGCGGCCAGGTCATCAGCCAGGGCTCGTACAGCAACCCGCGCTCGTACTCGCTCGAGGCCTGGTTCAAGACGGACACCACGACCGGTGGCAAGATCATCGGCTTCGGGAACAGCCCGGACGGCAACTCGTCGGGATACGACCGGCATATATATATGACGCCGGACGGCAAGCTCATCTACGGCGTGTGGGTCGGATTCACCGACACGCTCCAGACCTCGAACTCGTACAACGACGGCCAGTGGCACCACGTGGTGGCCACCCAGGGCGCCCCGGGTATGCGGCTTTACGTAGACGGCACGCTGCAGGGTTCGAACGACCACACCGACGCGCAGGACTACACGGGCTACTGGCACGTGGGCGGCGACGTCACGTGGGGTCCGGGTGACTGGGAGTTCGACGGCACGATCGACGAGGTCGCCGTCTACATGCAGCCGATCACGGCGGCGCAGGTGGCGCAGCACTACACGCTCGGCAGCAACGCCCAGCCGGCGAATGCCACCCCGACGGCGAACTTCACGCAGACGACGACGAAGCTGAAGGTGGATGTGGATGCCTCGACATCCATCGACACCGACGGCACGATCGCGAGCTACAGCTGGAACTGGGGCGACGGCACCCCCGTCACCTCGGGACCCGCCGCCACGGCGAGCCACACCTACGGCGCGGCAGGCAGCTACACCGTCACCCTGACGGTGACCGACGACAAGGGCGCGACGGGGACGAAGAGCGTGACCGTCGACCCTGTCGCCAACCAGGCGCCGGCCCCGTCGTTCACCGCACCGGTCACCGGTCGGACGGTCAACGTGGATGCCTCGGCGTCGACCGACGCCGACGGCACGATCGCCGGATACAGCTGGAACTGGGGTGATGGGACCGCAGCGGGCACCGGCGTGACGGCGAGCCACACGTACGCGGCGAACGGCACGTACACGGTGACTCTCACGGTGACCGACAACGACGGCGCGACGAGCACCGCCACCAAGTCGGTCGCGGCAGCTGCCGCCAATCAGGCTCCCGTCGCCTCGTTCACGACCACCCAGACGAACCTGAGCGTTGCCGTGAACGGCTCCGGCTCCAGCGATCCCGACGGCACGATCGCCGGCTACAGCTGGAACTGGGGTGACGGCACGGCAGCGGGCACGGGAGTCACGGCGAACCACACGTATGCCGCTGCGGGCACCTACACGGTGACCCTCACGGTGACCGACAACGGCGGTGCGACCAACAGCACCTCCAAGTCGGTCACGGTCGCCGCCGCCAACCAGGCTCCGGTCGCCTCGTTCACAGCCACCCCGACGAACCTGAGCGTTGCCGTGAACGGCTCCGGCTCCAGCGACCCCGACGGCACGGTCGCCGGCTACAGCTGGAACTGGGGCGATGGCACCGCGGCGGGCACCGGGGCGACGGCGAACCACACGTATGCCGCCGCAGGCACCTACACGGTGACCCTCACGGTGACCGACAACGGCGGGGCCACGAACACGACCTCGAAGCCGGTCACAGTCACGGCGCCGCCGGCAGGCGCACCGTTCGCCCTCGACGACTTCAACCGTGCCAACGGCACGCTGGGGACGGCGCAGACGGGCGGCGCGTGGACGCAGACCGCGGGTGCGACCAACGTCGGGATCGAGAACAACGCGGCACGGTTCACGACCACGGCGGCGGGCCAGACGCGCAGCGCGACGCTCAACTCCACCACGTCGACGAGTACCGACCTGACGTTCTCGTTCACCACCTCGGCGACGCCGGCCGGCGCGCGGATGTACATCTCCGCGCTCGGACGCGTCGTGGGTTCGGACGACTACCGCGCACGGTGGGTGATCGCCACGAACGGTGCGGTCCAGGCGCAGTTGTCGCGCGGAGGCACGGTGATGGTGTGGCAGGACCTTCCTGCCGCCAACAACATCGTTCCCAACACGAAGTACAACGTGCGGCTGCAGGTCTTCGGCACGGGTCCGACGACCCTCCGCAGCAAGATCTGGGCGAACGGCACGGCGGAGCCGGCGGCGTGGCAGCTGAACACGACCGACGCGACGGCCGCTCTCCAGGTCGCCGGCTACACCGGGATGACGACGTACGCCGGTGGCGGGTTCTCGAGCCTTCCGTACAACGTGTTCTTCGACGACTTCCGTGCCGTGGCGGTGACCCCCTGA
- a CDS encoding O-antigen ligase family protein: MGSAERPPVLHGDASRPSRQRIVAVAILFVLLILSVIPWRSDTIYQGGVDSVVVAKAIIAVFTLAFAMVLYARTRVKIPVGLGPAVVLGIVLLLSLLGSLVSGYSASTSVIVVRIGIAMTTVLLVLSSVRWQYALGGLMAAMALWAVIAAATGIGTLFSEGRLGGRVPEIHPNEVAGLAGAPLVAMVVWMLRTRVRPWRVLVALLLLAIVLASGSRTALLGVFIAIGIAFLTNGMPSRGIVYLLLVTLPVAYAVVVFTGIVEALLTRAGSTDATSALDARFEAWRVVLSWDWQSWQKWVGMGLSVKKVAVNLQYRQDQVLDSSWASLLAQTGVLGTVLVAGLVAWCLVGALVSSSRRGALLPLLVLLVLRSLTESGLVDSAIPFILFLVIATLLTHRSRHPQGSPPLSAIGAGDERVFAGRA, translated from the coding sequence ATGGGAAGCGCTGAGCGACCGCCGGTCCTCCACGGCGACGCATCGCGCCCGAGCCGGCAGCGCATCGTCGCGGTCGCGATCCTCTTCGTGCTGCTCATCCTGAGCGTGATCCCGTGGCGGAGCGACACGATCTATCAGGGCGGTGTCGACTCTGTCGTGGTCGCCAAGGCGATCATCGCGGTCTTCACGCTCGCCTTCGCCATGGTCCTCTACGCCCGGACGAGGGTGAAGATCCCGGTCGGTCTGGGCCCGGCTGTGGTCCTCGGCATCGTGCTCCTCCTCTCGCTGCTCGGCTCCCTCGTCTCGGGCTACTCCGCTTCGACATCGGTCATCGTCGTCCGCATCGGGATCGCGATGACGACCGTCCTGCTCGTGCTCTCGTCGGTGCGCTGGCAGTACGCGCTGGGCGGGCTCATGGCCGCCATGGCGCTCTGGGCCGTCATCGCCGCGGCGACGGGCATCGGCACACTCTTCTCGGAGGGGCGCCTTGGCGGGCGCGTGCCCGAGATCCATCCCAACGAGGTGGCGGGACTCGCGGGCGCTCCGCTGGTGGCGATGGTGGTGTGGATGCTGCGCACCCGCGTGCGACCGTGGCGCGTCCTCGTCGCGCTGCTCCTCCTGGCGATCGTCCTGGCGAGCGGGTCGCGCACCGCGCTTCTCGGAGTGTTCATCGCGATCGGCATCGCCTTCCTCACCAACGGGATGCCGAGCCGCGGCATCGTCTATCTGCTCCTCGTGACCCTTCCGGTGGCCTACGCCGTCGTCGTCTTCACGGGCATCGTCGAGGCTCTCCTCACGCGGGCGGGCTCGACCGATGCGACGTCGGCCCTGGACGCCCGCTTCGAGGCGTGGCGGGTCGTGCTGTCCTGGGACTGGCAGTCGTGGCAGAAGTGGGTCGGGATGGGGCTGTCGGTCAAGAAGGTGGCCGTCAACCTCCAGTACCGCCAGGACCAGGTGCTCGACAGCAGCTGGGCCTCGCTGCTCGCGCAGACGGGGGTGCTCGGGACGGTCCTGGTGGCCGGGCTCGTGGCGTGGTGCCTCGTAGGAGCGCTCGTCTCGTCGTCACGCCGCGGCGCCCTGCTCCCGCTGCTGGTGCTCCTCGTCCTGCGGTCGCTCACCGAGAGCGGGCTCGTCGACAGCGCGATCCCGTTCATCCTGTTCCTCGTGATCGCGACGCTGCTGACGCATCGATCGCGGCATCCCCAGGGATCCCCGCCCCTCTCCGCCATCGGAGCGGGCGACGAGCGAGTCTTCGCCGGGCGGGCTTAG